The following are from one region of the Oreochromis aureus strain Israel breed Guangdong linkage group 1, ZZ_aureus, whole genome shotgun sequence genome:
- the csrp3 gene encoding cysteine and glycine-rich protein 3 — protein MPNWGGGAKCAACEKTVYHAEEIQCNARSFHKTCFICMSCRKGLDSTTVAAHESEIYCKSCYGKKYGPKGYGYGQGAGALSSDPPGQDAGPQPHDSKPRPASSKSTANKLSQKFGGSDRCPRCSKAVYAAEKVMGAGKPWHKTCFRCVLCGKSLESTTVTDKDGELYCKVCYAKNFGPKGFGLGNAAMLEERQ, from the exons ATGCCAAACTGGGGAGGAGGAGCCAAATGTGCAGCCTGTGAGAAGACAGTGTACCATGCAGAGGAAATCCAGTGTAATGCAAGGAGCTTCCACAAGACTTGCTTCATCTGTA TGAGCTGCAGAAAGGGGCTGGACAGTACAACAGTTGCAGCGCATGAGTCTGAGATTTACTGCAAGTCCTGTTATGGCAAAAAGTATGGGCCGAAAGGATACGGGTACGGGCAAGGAGCTGGTGCTCTGAGCTCTGATCCTCCTGGACAGGACGCAGGCCCTCAGCCTCATGA CTCCAAACCTCGACCAGCCTCCTCAAAATCCACCGCCAATAAATTGTCCCAGAAGTTTGGAGGTTCAGATCGCTGCCCTCGATGCTCCAAAGCAGTCTATGCAGCAGAGAAGGTGATGGGAGCAGGGAAG CCTTGGCATAAAACCTGCTTCCGCTGCGTTCTGTGTGGTAAAAGCCTCGAGTCGACCACAGTGACAGATAAGGATGGAGAGCTGTACTGCAAAg TTTGCTATGCCAAAAACTTTGGCCCCAAAGGATTTGGACTCGGGAACGCTGCAATGCTGGAGGAACGACAGTAA